One window from the genome of Parasteatoda tepidariorum isolate YZ-2023 chromosome 8, CAS_Ptep_4.0, whole genome shotgun sequence encodes:
- the LOC107436335 gene encoding sodium-coupled monocarboxylate transporter 1: protein MFKKYSLGVADYVIISLTLLLSAGIGLCARYFKGQQKIASDYLLAGRNMPKYPVIFSIIVTLTSTSSFLSSPAEVYKYGIAVSVVTFMVPIGMLISSSVIIPVYFNCEVSSITEYLEMRYGRIIRYLVSVMFLLQTLFYMSISLYGAVLALSAVTDLSFEVSIVSLGAVCAFYCSLGGLKAVLWTDCFQAILMVTCLLAIYIAGIGDAGGITELFQKAAIGKRLDLFEFMPDITRRYGFWACATQGILIGVSFFGTNQVEVQRLLSLSSIKRAKSSLRMSSFPVCLMYTACCFLGLVLYGVYYNCDPILNKERTGIRKYDQIVPAYIVTRFSSYPGLTGLCIAGIFSASLSTISSCLNSASTVTVIDYLIPIFRKWNISDLKIILMAKIVSVIYGGLCIGLSFAFQQADSIRHLTQVFNTLPQGIICAVFLFGMLTRKAGDKCISFAAVVTYIIMTWIALSSLYARYVQPTLPLSNSMCPSSQNETMSESIFNVSSSLLPPPNTEKDPFVLYKMTFMWYSFVGFLLTILLTIFAVLITGGWKKNVIPADSKYLSPVTRFWMDKNDESNLELK, encoded by the exons atgtttaagaaatacaGTCTTGGTGTTGCCgattatgttattatttctttgacACTTTTGTTATCAGCTGGGATAGGGTTATGTGCAAGGTATTTCAAAGGTCAGCAGAAAATAGCCTCGGATTATTTGTTGGCGGGAAGAAACATGCCAAAATATCCAGTCATCTTCTCTATCATTGTTACTCTTACATCCACGTCTTCCTTCCTTTCATCGCCAGCTGAAGTTTACAAATATGGCATTGCTGTTTCCGTCGTTACTTTTATGGTACCCATAGGAATGCTTATATCATCAAGCGTTATCATACCAGTGTATTTCAATTGTGAAGTCTCAAGCATAACTGAg taCCTTGAAATGCGATATGGACGAATCATTAGATATCTGGTGTCTGTTATGTTTCTTCTGCAGACG CTTTTCTACATGTCCATATCTCTTTATGGAGCAGTTTTGGCATTGAGTGCTGTTACAGACTTGTCTTTTGAAGTGTCCATTGTGTCCTTGGGAGCTGTTTGTGCTTTTTATTGTTCCTTG ggtGGACTTAAAGCTGTTTTGTGGACGGATTGTTTTCAAGCTATTTTAATGGTAACTTGTTTATTAGCAATTTACATAGCAGGTATCGGTGATGCAGGTGGTATTACTGAACTCTTTCAAAAAGCTGCAATTGGTAAAAGACTGGACTTATTCGA GTTCATGCCAGATATAACCAGGAGGTATGGATTTTGGGCATGCGCAACTCAAGGAATATTGATTGGAGTGTCTTTTTTTGGAACAAACCAAGTTGAAGTACAAAGATTACTCAGTCTCAGTAGCATTAAACGAGCAAAATC atcaCTTCGAATGAGTAGCTTCCCAGTGTGTCTCATGTACACAGCATGCTGTTTCTTAGGACTTGTGTTATATGGTGTTTATTATAATTGTGATCCAATCTTAAATAAAGAGAGAACAGGAATAAGAAAATATGATCAA ATTGTTCCAGCTTACATTGTAACAAGATTTAGTTCTTATCCAGGACTGACAGGTCTTTGCATAGCTGGTATCTTCAGTGCTTCTCTGAGTACTATTTCTTCGTGTCTAAACTCTGCTTCAACCGTGACAGTCATAGATTATTTAATACCAATCTTCAGAAAGTGGAACATTTCTGATTTGAAAATCATTCTAATGGCAAAAATTGTGT ctgtTATCTATGGTGGACTATGCATTGGTTTGAGTTTTGCTTTTCAACAAGCAGACAGTATTCGCCATTTGACTCAAGTATTTAATACCTTACCTCAAGGTATTATTTGTGCAGTTTTTCTCTTTGGAATGCTGACAAGAAAAGCTGGTGACAAA tgtaTTTCCTTTGCTGCAGTAGTGACTTATATAATAATGACCTGGATAGCCTTAAGTTCTCTATATGCCAGATATGTTCAACCTACATTACCTCTAAGCAATAGCATGTGTCCTTCATCACAAAATGAAACAATGtctgaaagtatttttaatgtatccTCATCACTATTACCACCACCAAATACTGAAAA AGATCCCTTTGTACTCTACAAAATGACATTTATGTGGTATTCTTTCGTTGGATTTCTTCTGACAATTTTACTCAcaatttttgctgttttaattACGGGTG gttGGAAAAAGAATGTAATACCTGCCGATTCCAAATACTTAAGCCCAGTTACACGATTCTGGATGGACAAAAATGATGAGTCTAATCTGgaattaaagtaa